A DNA window from Vigna unguiculata cultivar IT97K-499-35 chromosome 10, ASM411807v1, whole genome shotgun sequence contains the following coding sequences:
- the LOC114166122 gene encoding peptidyl-prolyl cis-trans isomerase FKBP20-2, chloroplastic isoform X1 produces the protein MLSSFRLNFPCAVQGTIFSQRKQLTHGCTNQNSKDYYLVQDSCMLRSEKSLRRTLFFSVLVSTGFFPTLSSYAKTKSTNPYDEKRLLQQNRRIQKENNAPEDFPNFIREGFQVKIVSSENYLKSESGLIYRDFVVGEGDCPKDGQQVTFHYVGYNESGRRIDSTYLQGTPAKIRMGTKALVPGFEEGIREMKPGGKRRIIIPPELGPPVGPSTFFSSKQFEVFDVELLSVQNCERRTVAFYSDVICN, from the exons ATGTTGTCGTCTTTTCGGT TGAACTTCCCTTGTGCTGTACAaggaactatattttctcagaGGAAGCAATTAACTCATGGATGCACAAACCAAAATTCAAAGGATTATTACCT AGTGCAGGATAGTTGCATGTTGCGTTCTGAAAAATCATTGAGGAGAACACTCTTCTTCTCTGTCTTGGTCTCAACTGGTTTTTTTCCAACTTTGTCTTCTTATGCGAAGACAAAGAGTACGAATCCTTATGACGAAAAACGGTTGCTACAACAAAATCGGCGGATACAGAAGGAAAACAATGCGCCGGAGGACTTCCCAAATTTTATCAGAGAAG GTTTTCAAGTTAAAATAGTATCTTCAGAAAACTATTTAAAGAGTGAGTCAGGGCTCATATACCGGGATTTTGTAGTTGGTGAAGGTGATTGCCCAAAGGATGGTCAGcag GTAACTTTTCACTATGTTGGTTATAATGAATCTGGTCGTCGAATCGACAGCACTTACTTGCAGGGTACTCCTGCCAAAATCCGCATGGGTACCAAGGCATTAGTTCCAG GATTTGAGGAGGGAATTAGAGAAATGAAACCAGGTGGGAAGAGAAGAATCATCATCCCCCCTGAACTTGGACCACCA GTAGGGCCTTCAACCTTTTTCAGCTCAAAACAGTTTGAAGTTTTTGATGTGGAGCTATTAAGCGTACAAAACTGTGAAAGGAGAACAGTAGCCTTTTACTCAGATGTCATTTGCAATTAA
- the LOC114165779 gene encoding homeobox-leucine zipper protein HAT3, translating to MAEKDDGLGLGLSLRWGENDDNNMNEQQQHPFNMHKPPQPVPNQRASSFNNLFHLHGASHVTNRSSEPPPFFFGIDVNLPPPPPPSAPCYEENGVSSPNSAVSSISGKRSEREENERGSCSRGGSEDDDGGGCGGDGDGDGDTSRKKLRLSKEQALVLEETFKEHNTLNPKQKQALAKQLNLSPRQVEVWFQNRRARTKLKQTEVDCEYLKRCYENLTEDNRRLQKEVQELRALKFSPQLYMHMNPPTTLTMCPSCERVAVSSASSSSASLPSVPPPPANHNPLGPTIRRPVPVNPWAAMSIQRRPPP from the exons ATGGCTGAAAAAGATGATGGGTTGGGCTTGGGGTTGAGTTTGAGATGGGGAGAGAATGACGATAATAACATGaatgaacaacaacaacaccctTTCAACATGCACAAACCTCCTCAACCTGTTCCAAACCAAAGGGCTTCTTCTTTCAATAATTTGTTCCATCTCCATG GTGCGTCTCATGTTACCAATCGGAGCTCCGAACCTCCACCGTTCTTCTTTGGAATAGATGTGAACTTGccgccgccaccaccaccatcggCACCATGCTACGAGGAAAACGGTGTGTCTTCACCGAACAGCGCAGTTTCAAGCATCAGCGGGAAGAGGAGCGAAAGAGAGGAGAATGAGAGAGGGTCATGTTCTCGAGGTGGAAGTGAAGATGATGATGGCGGAGGGTGTGGTGGTGATGGCGACGGGGACGGCGACACGTCGAGGAAGAAACTGAGGTTGTCAAAAGAACAGGCCTTGGTGCTTGAAGAAACTTTCAAGGAACACAACACTCTGAATCCG AAACAAAAGCAAGCTTTGGCAAAGCAGTTGAATCTGAGTCCTAGGCAGGTTGAAGTGTGGTTTCAGAACAGAAGAGCAAG GACCAAGCTGAAGCAGACTGAAGTGGATTGTGAATACTTAAAGAGGTGCTATGAGAATCTAACTGAGGACAATAGGAGGCTGCAGAAGGAAGTGCAAGAGCTAAGAGCATTGAAGTTTTCCCCACAGCTCTACATGCACATGAACCCTCCAACCACTCTTACAATGTGCCCTTCATGTGAGCGTGTTGCTGTCTCATCTGCATCATCTTCATCGGCCTCCTTGCCTTCTGTGCCGCCGCCTCCGGCCAATCACAACCCATTAGGCCCTACCATCCGGCGGCCGGTGCCTGTCAACCCTTGGGCAGCAATGTCAATTCAGCGCCGTCCCCCGCCGTAG
- the LOC114166122 gene encoding peptidyl-prolyl cis-trans isomerase FKBP20-2, chloroplastic isoform X3, with product MLRSEKSLRRTLFFSVLVSTGFFPTLSSYAKTKSTNPYDEKRLLQQNRRIQKENNAPEDFPNFIREGFQVKIVSSENYLKSESGLIYRDFVVGEGDCPKDGQQVTFHYVGYNESGRRIDSTYLQGTPAKIRMGTKALVPGFEEGIREMKPGGKRRIIIPPELGPPVGPSTFFSSKQFEVFDVELLSVQNCERRTVAFYSDVICN from the exons ATGTTGCGTTCTGAAAAATCATTGAGGAGAACACTCTTCTTCTCTGTCTTGGTCTCAACTGGTTTTTTTCCAACTTTGTCTTCTTATGCGAAGACAAAGAGTACGAATCCTTATGACGAAAAACGGTTGCTACAACAAAATCGGCGGATACAGAAGGAAAACAATGCGCCGGAGGACTTCCCAAATTTTATCAGAGAAG GTTTTCAAGTTAAAATAGTATCTTCAGAAAACTATTTAAAGAGTGAGTCAGGGCTCATATACCGGGATTTTGTAGTTGGTGAAGGTGATTGCCCAAAGGATGGTCAGcag GTAACTTTTCACTATGTTGGTTATAATGAATCTGGTCGTCGAATCGACAGCACTTACTTGCAGGGTACTCCTGCCAAAATCCGCATGGGTACCAAGGCATTAGTTCCAG GATTTGAGGAGGGAATTAGAGAAATGAAACCAGGTGGGAAGAGAAGAATCATCATCCCCCCTGAACTTGGACCACCA GTAGGGCCTTCAACCTTTTTCAGCTCAAAACAGTTTGAAGTTTTTGATGTGGAGCTATTAAGCGTACAAAACTGTGAAAGGAGAACAGTAGCCTTTTACTCAGATGTCATTTGCAATTAA
- the LOC114166559 gene encoding actin-related protein 2/3 complex subunit 5A gives MAGAERFVEADNAEALITRIEHKSRKIETLLKQYKPVEALKTALEGTYAIIGDERCKSAHWIVVHRAIMAIKDVDGMLSSLDPEYYDILMKYLYRGLATGDRPTCDQCLRIHEKLTEKAGLGCILRFLTDTVNTV, from the exons atggcTGGTGCAGAAAGGTTCGTGGAAGCAGATAATGCAGAGGCCCTTATCACCAGAATTGAACACAAATCCCGCAAGATCGAAACTTTACTCAAACA GTATAAACCCGTGGAAGCTCTTAAAACCGCTCTTGAAGGCACCTATGCCATCATTGGGGATGAGCGTTGCAAG tcAGCACATTGGATTGTGGTACATAGAGCTATAATGGCTATAAAAGATGTGGATGGGATGCTTTCTTCATTGGATCCTGAGTACTATGATATCCTAATGAA GTACTTGTATAGAGGCTTAGCTACCGGAGATCGTCCCACGTGCGATCAATGTCTTCGGATTCATGAAAAATTGACAGAGAAAGCAGGACTTGGTTGCATCCTACGTTTTCTGACTGATACTGTAAATACAGTTTGA
- the LOC114166122 gene encoding peptidyl-prolyl cis-trans isomerase FKBP20-2, chloroplastic isoform X2 encodes MNFPCAVQGTIFSQRKQLTHGCTNQNSKDYYLVQDSCMLRSEKSLRRTLFFSVLVSTGFFPTLSSYAKTKSTNPYDEKRLLQQNRRIQKENNAPEDFPNFIREGFQVKIVSSENYLKSESGLIYRDFVVGEGDCPKDGQQVTFHYVGYNESGRRIDSTYLQGTPAKIRMGTKALVPGFEEGIREMKPGGKRRIIIPPELGPPVGPSTFFSSKQFEVFDVELLSVQNCERRTVAFYSDVICN; translated from the exons a TGAACTTCCCTTGTGCTGTACAaggaactatattttctcagaGGAAGCAATTAACTCATGGATGCACAAACCAAAATTCAAAGGATTATTACCT AGTGCAGGATAGTTGCATGTTGCGTTCTGAAAAATCATTGAGGAGAACACTCTTCTTCTCTGTCTTGGTCTCAACTGGTTTTTTTCCAACTTTGTCTTCTTATGCGAAGACAAAGAGTACGAATCCTTATGACGAAAAACGGTTGCTACAACAAAATCGGCGGATACAGAAGGAAAACAATGCGCCGGAGGACTTCCCAAATTTTATCAGAGAAG GTTTTCAAGTTAAAATAGTATCTTCAGAAAACTATTTAAAGAGTGAGTCAGGGCTCATATACCGGGATTTTGTAGTTGGTGAAGGTGATTGCCCAAAGGATGGTCAGcag GTAACTTTTCACTATGTTGGTTATAATGAATCTGGTCGTCGAATCGACAGCACTTACTTGCAGGGTACTCCTGCCAAAATCCGCATGGGTACCAAGGCATTAGTTCCAG GATTTGAGGAGGGAATTAGAGAAATGAAACCAGGTGGGAAGAGAAGAATCATCATCCCCCCTGAACTTGGACCACCA GTAGGGCCTTCAACCTTTTTCAGCTCAAAACAGTTTGAAGTTTTTGATGTGGAGCTATTAAGCGTACAAAACTGTGAAAGGAGAACAGTAGCCTTTTACTCAGATGTCATTTGCAATTAA
- the LOC114165042 gene encoding uncharacterized protein LOC114165042 — MRWLASFDERKLWGCLFLPIGSVFFVGYFFVAVISKLLPPSHVPLISALQNDWYYCFLLPLTLPIIVVAVYFHWLSMKLFKHA, encoded by the exons ATGCGTTGGTTGGCTTCATTTGATGAGAGAAAATTGTGGGGATGCTTGTTTCTGCCAATTGGCTCTGTTTTCTTTGTTGGGTATTTCTTTGTTGCTGTGATTTCCAAGCTTCTGCCACCTTCTCATGTTCCTCTCATCTCTGCATTGCAAAATGACTG GTACTATTGCTTCTTGTTGCCATTGACTCTCCCTATAATTGTTGTTGCTGTGTACTTTCATTGGCTCAGCATGAAGTTGTTTAAGCATGCTTAG